TGATCGATTCCGCACGCGGTGGTGTACCGGTCGGACCGTTCGGGGGCATGAGCGGTGACCACTGGCTCGGCGTCGAGCCGCAGACCGGCCGCGACCTGTTCGCACGGCTGGTCCACGGCGCCCGCGTCTCGCTGGGTGTCGCGCTGGCCGCGACCGTCGTGCAGATCGCCCTCGGGGTGCTGGTCGGTGTCGCGGCGGCGCTCGGCACCCGCTGGGTCGACCAGCTGCTGAGCCGGTTCACCGACATCATCGTCGCCCTGCCGCTGATGATCATGTCCCTCGCGCTGCTCGCGATCGTGCCGTCGGGTTTCCCGCGGCCCGTCCTGGTCGCGGGCGTCATCGGACTGATCGCCTGGGGCAACATCGCGAAGATCGTCCGCGCGCAGACCCTCACCGTCAAGGGGCTGGACCACGTCGCCGCCGCCCGGCTCAGTGGCTGGGGCACCTGGCGGATCGCCCGGCGCGAGCTGCTGCCGGGACTCGCGGCGCCCGTCATCACGTACGCCGCGATCCTCATCCCCTCCAACATCAGCGTCGAGGCGGCCCTGTCCTTCCTCGGTGTCGGCGTGCAGCCGCCGACACCGTCGTGGGGGCAGATGCTCACCGCCGCCGACGTCTGGTACCAGGCCGCGCCGCAGTACCTACTGCTGCCGGCGGGCGCGCTCTTCGTGACCGTTCTCGCGCTGACAGTCCTCGGCGACGGGGTGCGCACGGCCCTCGACCCGCGCGCGGCCTCACGGCTGACGGTCGGGACGGGCCGCCGACGTGAGGCCAGGGCGGCCAAAGTGAACAGGGCGGCCAAAGCGGCCAAAGCGGCCAAAGCGAACAGGGCGGGCAGGGCAGGCACGGCAGGCACGGCAGACAGGGCAGGCAGGCACGGCACGCGAGACACGGCAGACAGGGGTGGTGGCTCATGAGTGGCTTCACCGGATTTGTCCTGCGTCGGGTCGTCGGCGTCCTGATCACCCTGTTCGCCATCTCGGTGATCATCTACGTCGTCTTCTACGTCACCCCCGGCAACGTCGCCCAGATCACCTGCGGTCCGCGCTGCTCGCCCGCCCAGGTCCAGCAGGTAGCGGACCAACTGCGCCTCGACGACCCGCTGTACGTGCGCTACTGGCACTTCCTGGAAGGGCTCGTCGCCGGCCAGGACTACTCCACCGGCACCGCGGTACAGCACTGCCCGGCGCCCTGCCTCGGGCTGTCGTACCAGAGCGACCAGCAGGTCACCGAGCTGATCCTCACGAAGCTGCCGGTCAGCCTGTCGCTCGTGTTCGGGTCGATGGTGATCTGGCTGATCCTCGGCGTCGGCACCGGCGTGCTCTCCGCGTGGCGGCGCGGACGGCTCACCGAGCGGGTGCTGACCGGCGTCACGCTTGTCGGCGTGGCCACACCCGTCTTCGTCATCGGCCTCGTCCTGATGATCGTCGTCTGCGGCGAACTGGAACTGCTGCCCTTCCCGCAGTACGTGAACCTCACCGACGACCCCGAACAGTGGGCGTGGAACCTGTTGCTGCCCTGGATCTCCCTCGCGCTGATCGAGGCCGCCGCGTTCGCCCGGCTGACCAGGTCGTCGATGCTGGAGACCCTGGCCGAGGACCACATCAGGACCTTCCGCGCGTACGGCGTCGGCGAACGGTCGGTCATCGGACGGCACGCGTTGCGCGGAGCTCTCGCTCCGGTCATCGCCCTGAACGCCAACAACGTCGGATCGGCCGTCGGCGGCGCGGTCCTCACCGAGACGCTCTTCGGGCTTCCCGGCATCGGGAGGGAACTGGTCCATGCCGTCGATGTCGTCGACCTCCCCGTGGTCGTCGGAATGGTCCTGGTGGTCGGCTTCTTCGTCGTCATCGCCAACGCCCTCGCGGACGTGCTGTACGCGGTGGCCGACCGACGGGTGGTACTGGCATGAGCAGGGGAAGTGCGGGCGGTACCGACATGGGCACGAAAAGTGCGGGCGGTACCGGCATGGGCACGGGAAACGCGGGCGGTACCGGCATGAGTCTGGTCGAAGTGGCCGGTCTGACCGTTGGATTCGGTGAACTGCGGGCCGTGGACGGGCTCTCCTTCCGACTGGCACGGGGTGCCGCGCTCGCGCTGGTCGGCGAGTCCGGCTCGGGCAAGTCCACGGTCGCCTCGGCCCTGCTGGGGCTCCACCGGGGCACGGGCGCGTACGTCGGCGGCTCGGTCCAGGTCGCCGGGACCGACGTACAGCGCGCGTCGGACGACGAACTGCGGCGGCTGCGCGGCGCACGGGCCGCGATGGTCTTCCAGGACCCGCTGTCGTCCCTCGACCCGTACTACGCGATCGGGGACCAGATCGCCGAGGTGTACCGCGTGCACACGCGTGCGTCGCGGCGGGCGGCACGCGCGCGTGCCGTGGAGGTGCTGGACCGTGTCGGGATTCCGGACGCGGTCCGGCGGTCCCGTTCGCGACCGCACGAGTTCAGCGGCGGGATGCGTCAGCGTGCCCTGATCGCGATGGCGCTGGCCTGCGAGCCCGAGCTGCTCATCGCCGACGAGCCGACGACCGCGCTGGACGTGACCGTCCAGGCCCAGATCCTCGATCTGCTCCACACGCTGCGGGAGGAGACGGGGATGGGTCTCCTGCTCGTCACGCACGACGTGGGCGTCGCCGCCGGGAGCGTCGACGAGATCCTGGTCATGCGGCACGGGCGAGCGGTCGAACACGGCCCCGTCGCCACGGTCCTCGGCACCCCGACGCAGCCCTACACCCGCGAACTGCTGACTGCGGTCCCGAGAGTGGACGCGCCGAGGGCCGACGTGCTGAGCGAGGCGTCCGCCGCGGTGGCGGGCGAGGTCGTGCTGGAAGCGGTCAGGCTGCGGCGCGAGTTCGGGCGCGGGAAGCGCGCGTTCGTGGCCGTCGACGACGTGTCGCTCACCCTCCGCCGGGGCGAGACCCTCGGCATCGTGGGCGAGAGCGGCAGCGGCAAGACCACGCTGGGCCGCATGCTGGTCGGCCTGCTGGAACCGACGGCGGGGCGCATCAGCCCCGGCGGCGGGGTCCGTCCCGACGTGCAGATGGTCTTCCAGGACCCCGTCTCCTCCCTCAACCCCCGCCGCAGCGTGGGCGAGTCGATCGCCGACCCTCTGCGGGCGCGCGGCGAGCGGGACGAGGGGGGCATACGGGAGCGCGTAAGGGAGCTGATGGAACGGGTGGGGCTCGAAGGGGCGCACTACGACCGCTACCCGCACGAGTTCAGCGGCGGCCAGCGCCAACGCGTCGGCATCGCGCGGGCACTGGCGGCCGACCCGCGGGTCATCGTGTGCGACGAACCGGTCTCTGCGCTCGACGTCACCACCCAGGCCCAGGTGGTCGCCCTGCTCGGCGAACTGCGTCGCGAACTCGGCCTCGCCCTGGTCTTCGTGGCGCACGACCTCGCCGTCGTACGCCAGGTCAGCGACCGGGTGGCCGTGATGCGCGACGGCCGGATCGTCGAGTACGGACCCGTCGACGAGGTGTACGAGTCACCCCGCGACCCGTACACGCGGCAGCTGCTCGCCGCCGTCCCCGCACTCGATCCGGCGGTGGCCGCCGCCCGTCGGGCGACCCGTAGAGCCGCCCGCCAACAACTGGCCATCGTATGACGAAACGTGTTCAGTTGATCTCTTAGCGCGACGGAACGCGACCCGCACGGGAAAGTTACGACCGTTCACCCCTTTTGGTGGTGCGATGGACAACCGTCCATCGCACCACGGCCATGTCCGCATACGTTCGTCCCGCTGCGAGCCGCCGGGTCAACGGCGGCTCCCCACACGGGAGATCGGGAGTGCGGTCGTGCGCATAGGACTGCTTACGGAGGGTGGCTATCCGTATGTGAGCGGTGAGGCCAGGCTCTGGTGCGACCGGCTCGTGCGCGGGCTCGGACAGCACGAGTTCGACATCTACGCGCTGAGCCGTAGCGAGCAGCAGGAGGACGAGGGCTGGATCCAGCTCCCCTCCCAGGTGAGCCGGGTGCGCACCGCCCCGCTCTGGACGGCGAACGAGGACGGCGTCGCCTACGGGCGACGGGCCCGACGCCGGTTCGCCGAGTGCTACGGAGAGCTGGCGGCGGCCATGTGCGCGGCCGACGCACTCGGCGGTGCCACTTCCGTCGCGGCGCCCGACCCGGGGCCCGCCGCGGTGTCCGATGCGGTGTCCGACGCGGGGGCCGGGGGTTCCGTCGGAGCCGAGGCTTGCGCCGGGGGGCGTGCCGAGGGGGCGGTACAGGGGTCGGTCCAGGGGTGGGTCGAGGGTGCCTCGGCCGGTACGGCGGACCGTTTCGGCAGCGCGCTGTACGGGCTCGCCGAACTGGCCCGGGACGAGGGCGGCATGGTCGGCGCCCTGCGCTCGGAGCCCGCGGTGCGCGCCCTCGAACGCGCCTGCCGCGCGCCCGGCGCACTGCGCGCCGCGCGCACCGCCCGTGTGCCGGATCTGCTCACCGTCGCCGCCCAGGTGGAACGCGCCCTGCGCCCCCTCTCCCTCGACTGGTACGGCGACGACGGGCTCGGCTCGGTCGACCTGTGCCACGCCACGTCCGGCGGCGCCGCGGCCCTGCCGGGACTGCTCGCCCACCACTTCTCGGGTGTACCCCTGCTGGTCACGGAGTACGGAGTGCAACTGCGGGCGCACTATCTGGGCCCGCGCGAGGATCTTCGGGGCCACGTGGTGTCGGCCCCGGCGCGGGCGCTGCTCGCGGCGTTCCACGGCCGGCTCGCCGCGGAGGCCTACCGGCAGGCCGCGGTCATCACACCTGGCAACACGCACGCCCGCCGCTGGCAGGAGCGCTGCGGCGCCGACCGGACCAGGATCCGCACCGTCTATCCCGGCATGGAGTCGTCCCGCTTCTCGGAGGTGGGCGAGAGTGCCGAACACGCCGACCCGTACAGCCTGGTGTGGGTCGGGCGCATCGAGCCCGCCAAGGACCTGGTCTCGCTGCTGCACGCCTTCGCGGAGATCCGCAAGGAGGAACCGAAGGCGCGACTGCGGATCGTCGGAGCCCCCGCCGACGGACCGGAGGGCGCGACGTATCTGGCGAACTGCAAGGCGCTCGCCGCGCAGCTCTTCCCCGACGGGGCCCACGGCGTGCACGCCGTGGGCGACGACCCGGTCTCCTTCGAGGAGATCGGCGGTCCTGACGTACCGACCCTCCCCGAGGCCTATGCGGCGGGCGCCCT
This sequence is a window from Streptomyces ortus. Protein-coding genes within it:
- a CDS encoding ABC transporter permease → MSDILLASQAPGATDLSVVPGASGARQFWRRLRARRAALVAAAVVALLVLVALAAPLLTAIEGQDPTTYHPDLIDSARGGVPVGPFGGMSGDHWLGVEPQTGRDLFARLVHGARVSLGVALAATVVQIALGVLVGVAAALGTRWVDQLLSRFTDIIVALPLMIMSLALLAIVPSGFPRPVLVAGVIGLIAWGNIAKIVRAQTLTVKGLDHVAAARLSGWGTWRIARRELLPGLAAPVITYAAILIPSNISVEAALSFLGVGVQPPTPSWGQMLTAADVWYQAAPQYLLLPAGALFVTVLALTVLGDGVRTALDPRAASRLTVGTGRRREARAAKVNRAAKAAKAAKANRAGRAGTAGTADRAGRHGTRDTADRGGGS
- a CDS encoding ABC transporter permease encodes the protein MSGFTGFVLRRVVGVLITLFAISVIIYVVFYVTPGNVAQITCGPRCSPAQVQQVADQLRLDDPLYVRYWHFLEGLVAGQDYSTGTAVQHCPAPCLGLSYQSDQQVTELILTKLPVSLSLVFGSMVIWLILGVGTGVLSAWRRGRLTERVLTGVTLVGVATPVFVIGLVLMIVVCGELELLPFPQYVNLTDDPEQWAWNLLLPWISLALIEAAAFARLTRSSMLETLAEDHIRTFRAYGVGERSVIGRHALRGALAPVIALNANNVGSAVGGAVLTETLFGLPGIGRELVHAVDVVDLPVVVGMVLVVGFFVVIANALADVLYAVADRRVVLA
- a CDS encoding dipeptide ABC transporter ATP-binding protein — its product is MSLVEVAGLTVGFGELRAVDGLSFRLARGAALALVGESGSGKSTVASALLGLHRGTGAYVGGSVQVAGTDVQRASDDELRRLRGARAAMVFQDPLSSLDPYYAIGDQIAEVYRVHTRASRRAARARAVEVLDRVGIPDAVRRSRSRPHEFSGGMRQRALIAMALACEPELLIADEPTTALDVTVQAQILDLLHTLREETGMGLLLVTHDVGVAAGSVDEILVMRHGRAVEHGPVATVLGTPTQPYTRELLTAVPRVDAPRADVLSEASAAVAGEVVLEAVRLRREFGRGKRAFVAVDDVSLTLRRGETLGIVGESGSGKTTLGRMLVGLLEPTAGRISPGGGVRPDVQMVFQDPVSSLNPRRSVGESIADPLRARGERDEGGIRERVRELMERVGLEGAHYDRYPHEFSGGQRQRVGIARALAADPRVIVCDEPVSALDVTTQAQVVALLGELRRELGLALVFVAHDLAVVRQVSDRVAVMRDGRIVEYGPVDEVYESPRDPYTRQLLAAVPALDPAVAAARRATRRAARQQLAIV
- a CDS encoding DUF3492 domain-containing protein; the protein is MRIGLLTEGGYPYVSGEARLWCDRLVRGLGQHEFDIYALSRSEQQEDEGWIQLPSQVSRVRTAPLWTANEDGVAYGRRARRRFAECYGELAAAMCAADALGGATSVAAPDPGPAAVSDAVSDAGAGGSVGAEACAGGRAEGAVQGSVQGWVEGASAGTADRFGSALYGLAELARDEGGMVGALRSEPAVRALERACRAPGALRAARTARVPDLLTVAAQVERALRPLSLDWYGDDGLGSVDLCHATSGGAAALPGLLAHHFSGVPLLVTEYGVQLRAHYLGPREDLRGHVVSAPARALLAAFHGRLAAEAYRQAAVITPGNTHARRWQERCGADRTRIRTVYPGMESSRFSEVGESAEHADPYSLVWVGRIEPAKDLVSLLHAFAEIRKEEPKARLRIVGAPADGPEGATYLANCKALAAQLFPDGAHGVHAVGDDPVSFEEIGGPDVPTLPEAYAAGALVVLSSVVEGFPISLVEAMFSGRATVSTDVGAVVEVIGGTGLVVPPRNPRALAEACVALLRDPERRSRLGAAARARALELFTVEQNIMAFHGIYLDIVSRCPVQRVVVDAAGEPLPFAIPVESQVPGSWPEPARRPGAGRPGPGRAAGPPVRGVPLGLAPGDPMPAGEGAW